From Pogoniulus pusillus isolate bPogPus1 chromosome 17, bPogPus1.pri, whole genome shotgun sequence, the proteins below share one genomic window:
- the PRC1 gene encoding protein regulator of cytokinesis 1 isoform X1: MNRARTRQSEVLAAEVVAVLTEAMETLREIWEEIGIPEEQRLERTRTAKKYIKELLDEMVAEEENLKERLLKSIELCQEKLRSLCEDLQLEPFSTEEKGTILEREKSLRTRVEVLLKQRWDRKQELKNLQEQEQDLCDILCTTPFSIDAKAVPSLEELDRYRRHLASLAAEKEQRQEEFVRSRRQITLLMEELEHIPDTSFERDVVDEDVEAFCLSTDNLAALQELLRQLEARRVQNEAACTELRSRITQLWERLQVPVEEREASAVHVPGCRARTRNALQLEVERLEELKVQNMKAVIEATRAELADYWERCFYSQEQKEAFSPYYEESCTETLLELHDAEVVKMKHYYESHKDLFEAVQKWEQNWKLFLELERKATDPSRFTNRGGNLLKEEKQRAKLQKVLSKLQEELEVKTQAWQQEHQAVFLVKGQQFMEHVKEQWQLYHLEKEKEKQERQLKRSREIEAEMLYGSTPRTPSKRRVLGPHTPGKVRKLNGTTACTPNSTVRSVLGQTSCRSPLPRLPPSGGKLRPARTPGHMTPKTPRAGYREQNKENVAQQHGTTLSGGCTPRAPAQQNLSVSSVPSTYSAFARDLSKASRSDAILNSTATTASCRGAAAAASSCL, encoded by the exons ATGAACAGAGCCCGCACAAGGCAGAG CGAGGTGCTGGCGGCCGAGGTCGTGGCGGTCCTGACCGAAGCCATGGAGACGCTGCGGGAGATCTGGGAGGAGATCGGAATCCCGGAGGAGCAGCGCCTGGAGCGTACTCGTACGGCCAAAAAGTACATCAAG GAGCTTCTGGATGAGatggtggcagaggaggagaacttGAAAGAGCGTCTTCTGAAAAGCATTGAGCTGTGTCAGGAGAAGCTTCGTAGCCTCTGTGAGGACCTGCAGCTGGAGCCCTTTTCG ACAGAAGAGAAAGGTACTAttctggagagagagaagagcttgAGGACACGTGTGGaagtgctgctgaagcagaggtgggacaggaagcaggagctgaagaacctgcaagagcaggagcaggacctgTGTGACATCCTGTGCACCACTCCGTTCTCCATCGATGccaaggctgtgcccagcctggaggagctggaTCGCTATCGGCGTCACCTGgcctctctggctgctgagaAA GAGCAAAGGCAGGAAGAGTTTGTGCGCAGCAGGCGGCAAATCACCCTTCtgatggaggagctggagcacattCCAGACACCAGCTTTGAGAGGGATGTGGTGGATGAGGATGTGGAAGCCTTTTGCCTGTCCACGGACAACCTCGCTGccctccaggagctgctgcggCAG ctggaagcTCGTCGGGTCCAGAACGAAGCTGCATGCACAGAGCTGCGCTCCAGGATCACGCAGCTTTGGGAGCGCCTGCAGGTGCCCGTGGAGGAGAGAGAAGCTTCTGCAGTGCATGTGCCTGGGTGCAGAGCCAGGACCAGGAATGCT ctgcagctggaagtgGAGCgcctggaggagctgaaggtgcAGAACATGAAGGCAGTGATTGAGGCGACCcgggcagagctggctgactATTGGGAAAGATGTTTCTACAGCCAGGAGCAGAAGGAGGCCTTCAGCCCCTACTATGAAG AGAGCTGTACAGAGACCCTGCTTGAGCTCCACGACGCTGAGGTGGTGAAGATGAAGCACTATTATGAATCACACAAAGACCTTTTTGAGGCTGTGCAGAAGTGGGAGCAGAACTGGAAGCTGTTCCTGGAGCTGGAG AGGAAGGCAACTGACCCCAGCCGCTTCACCAACCGTGGGGGCAACCTGctgaaggaggagaagcagcgagcaaagctgcagaaggtGCTGTCAAAG ctgcaggaggagctggaggtcaAGACCCAGGcttggcagcaggagcaccAGGCAGTTTTCCTGGTGAAGGGGCAGCAGTTTATGGAGCATGTGAAAGAGCAGTGGCAGCTGTACCacctggagaaagagaaggagaagcaggagagg cagctgaagagaagcCGTGAGATCGAGGCAGAGATGTTGTACGGCAGCACCCCACGGACACCCAGCAAGCGCCGCGTTCTTGGCCCACACACACCTGGCAAAGTAAGGAAG ctcaATGGCACCACCGCCTGCACACCCAACAGCACCGTTCGCTCTGTTCTGGGGCAAACCAGCTGCCGCTCGCCCCTGCCACGGCTGCCGCCTTCTGGAGGGAAG ctCAGGCCAGCTCGAACTCCTGGCCACATGACCCCGAAGACCCCTCGGGCTGGATACAGGGAGCAGAACAAGGAGAACGTGGCCCAGCAGCACGGAACCACCCTGAGCGGTGGGTGCACCCCCagagcccctgcccagcagaaCCTCAGTGTTAGTTCTGTTCCCAGCACCTATTCTGCGTTTGCG CGTGACCTTTCGAAGGCATCGAGGTCCGACGCCATCCTCAATTCCACCGCCACCACTGCCTCCTGCCGcggcgctgctgccgccgcctctAGCTGCCTGTAG
- the PRC1 gene encoding protein regulator of cytokinesis 1 isoform X3 gives MNRARTRQSEVLAAEVVAVLTEAMETLREIWEEIGIPEEQRLERTRTAKKYIKELLDEMVAEEENLKERLLKSIELCQEKLRSLCEDLQLEPFSTEEKGTILEREKSLRTRVEVLLKQRWDRKQELKNLQEQEQDLCDILCTTPFSIDAKAVPSLEELDRYRRHLASLAAEKEQRQEEFVRSRRQITLLMEELEHIPDTSFERDVVDEDVEAFCLSTDNLAALQELLRQLEARRVQNEAACTELRSRITQLWERLQVPVEEREASAVHVPGCRARTRNALQLEVERLEELKVQNMKAVIEATRAELADYWERCFYSQEQKEAFSPYYEESCTETLLELHDAEVVKMKHYYESHKDLFEAVQKWEQNWKLFLELERKATDPSRFTNRGGNLLKEEKQRAKLQKVLSKLQEELEVKTQAWQQEHQAVFLVKGQQFMEHVKEQWQLYHLEKEKEKQERQLKRSREIEAEMLYGSTPRTPSKRRVLGPHTPGKVRKLNGTTACTPNSTVRSVLGQTSCRSPLPRLPPSGGKLRPARTPGHMTPKTPRAGYREQNKENVAQQHGTTLSGGCTPRAPAQQNLSRDLSKASRSDAILNSTATTASCRGAAAAASSCL, from the exons ATGAACAGAGCCCGCACAAGGCAGAG CGAGGTGCTGGCGGCCGAGGTCGTGGCGGTCCTGACCGAAGCCATGGAGACGCTGCGGGAGATCTGGGAGGAGATCGGAATCCCGGAGGAGCAGCGCCTGGAGCGTACTCGTACGGCCAAAAAGTACATCAAG GAGCTTCTGGATGAGatggtggcagaggaggagaacttGAAAGAGCGTCTTCTGAAAAGCATTGAGCTGTGTCAGGAGAAGCTTCGTAGCCTCTGTGAGGACCTGCAGCTGGAGCCCTTTTCG ACAGAAGAGAAAGGTACTAttctggagagagagaagagcttgAGGACACGTGTGGaagtgctgctgaagcagaggtgggacaggaagcaggagctgaagaacctgcaagagcaggagcaggacctgTGTGACATCCTGTGCACCACTCCGTTCTCCATCGATGccaaggctgtgcccagcctggaggagctggaTCGCTATCGGCGTCACCTGgcctctctggctgctgagaAA GAGCAAAGGCAGGAAGAGTTTGTGCGCAGCAGGCGGCAAATCACCCTTCtgatggaggagctggagcacattCCAGACACCAGCTTTGAGAGGGATGTGGTGGATGAGGATGTGGAAGCCTTTTGCCTGTCCACGGACAACCTCGCTGccctccaggagctgctgcggCAG ctggaagcTCGTCGGGTCCAGAACGAAGCTGCATGCACAGAGCTGCGCTCCAGGATCACGCAGCTTTGGGAGCGCCTGCAGGTGCCCGTGGAGGAGAGAGAAGCTTCTGCAGTGCATGTGCCTGGGTGCAGAGCCAGGACCAGGAATGCT ctgcagctggaagtgGAGCgcctggaggagctgaaggtgcAGAACATGAAGGCAGTGATTGAGGCGACCcgggcagagctggctgactATTGGGAAAGATGTTTCTACAGCCAGGAGCAGAAGGAGGCCTTCAGCCCCTACTATGAAG AGAGCTGTACAGAGACCCTGCTTGAGCTCCACGACGCTGAGGTGGTGAAGATGAAGCACTATTATGAATCACACAAAGACCTTTTTGAGGCTGTGCAGAAGTGGGAGCAGAACTGGAAGCTGTTCCTGGAGCTGGAG AGGAAGGCAACTGACCCCAGCCGCTTCACCAACCGTGGGGGCAACCTGctgaaggaggagaagcagcgagcaaagctgcagaaggtGCTGTCAAAG ctgcaggaggagctggaggtcaAGACCCAGGcttggcagcaggagcaccAGGCAGTTTTCCTGGTGAAGGGGCAGCAGTTTATGGAGCATGTGAAAGAGCAGTGGCAGCTGTACCacctggagaaagagaaggagaagcaggagagg cagctgaagagaagcCGTGAGATCGAGGCAGAGATGTTGTACGGCAGCACCCCACGGACACCCAGCAAGCGCCGCGTTCTTGGCCCACACACACCTGGCAAAGTAAGGAAG ctcaATGGCACCACCGCCTGCACACCCAACAGCACCGTTCGCTCTGTTCTGGGGCAAACCAGCTGCCGCTCGCCCCTGCCACGGCTGCCGCCTTCTGGAGGGAAG ctCAGGCCAGCTCGAACTCCTGGCCACATGACCCCGAAGACCCCTCGGGCTGGATACAGGGAGCAGAACAAGGAGAACGTGGCCCAGCAGCACGGAACCACCCTGAGCGGTGGGTGCACCCCCagagcccctgcccagcagaaCCTCAGT CGTGACCTTTCGAAGGCATCGAGGTCCGACGCCATCCTCAATTCCACCGCCACCACTGCCTCCTGCCGcggcgctgctgccgccgcctctAGCTGCCTGTAG
- the PRC1 gene encoding protein regulator of cytokinesis 1 isoform X2: MNRARTRQSEVLAAEVVAVLTEAMETLREIWEEIGIPEEQRLERTRTAKKYIKELLDEMVAEEENLKERLLKSIELCQEKLRSLCEDLQLEPFSTEEKGTILEREKSLRTRVEVLLKQRWDRKQELKNLQEQEQDLCDILCTTPFSIDAKAVPSLEELDRYRRHLASLAAEKEQRQEEFVRSRRQITLLMEELEHIPDTSFERDVVDEDVEAFCLSTDNLAALQELLRQLEARRVQNEAACTELRSRITQLWERLQVPVEEREASAVHVPGCRARTRNALQLEVERLEELKVQNMKAVIEATRAELADYWERCFYSQEQKEAFSPYYEESCTETLLELHDAEVVKMKHYYESHKDLFEAVQKWEQNWKLFLELERKATDPSRFTNRGGNLLKEEKQRAKLQKVLSKLQEELEVKTQAWQQEHQAVFLVKGQQFMEHVKEQWQLYHLEKEKEKQERQLKRSREIEAEMLYGSTPRTPSKRRVLGPHTPGKLNGTTACTPNSTVRSVLGQTSCRSPLPRLPPSGGKLRPARTPGHMTPKTPRAGYREQNKENVAQQHGTTLSGGCTPRAPAQQNLSVSSVPSTYSAFARDLSKASRSDAILNSTATTASCRGAAAAASSCL; encoded by the exons ATGAACAGAGCCCGCACAAGGCAGAG CGAGGTGCTGGCGGCCGAGGTCGTGGCGGTCCTGACCGAAGCCATGGAGACGCTGCGGGAGATCTGGGAGGAGATCGGAATCCCGGAGGAGCAGCGCCTGGAGCGTACTCGTACGGCCAAAAAGTACATCAAG GAGCTTCTGGATGAGatggtggcagaggaggagaacttGAAAGAGCGTCTTCTGAAAAGCATTGAGCTGTGTCAGGAGAAGCTTCGTAGCCTCTGTGAGGACCTGCAGCTGGAGCCCTTTTCG ACAGAAGAGAAAGGTACTAttctggagagagagaagagcttgAGGACACGTGTGGaagtgctgctgaagcagaggtgggacaggaagcaggagctgaagaacctgcaagagcaggagcaggacctgTGTGACATCCTGTGCACCACTCCGTTCTCCATCGATGccaaggctgtgcccagcctggaggagctggaTCGCTATCGGCGTCACCTGgcctctctggctgctgagaAA GAGCAAAGGCAGGAAGAGTTTGTGCGCAGCAGGCGGCAAATCACCCTTCtgatggaggagctggagcacattCCAGACACCAGCTTTGAGAGGGATGTGGTGGATGAGGATGTGGAAGCCTTTTGCCTGTCCACGGACAACCTCGCTGccctccaggagctgctgcggCAG ctggaagcTCGTCGGGTCCAGAACGAAGCTGCATGCACAGAGCTGCGCTCCAGGATCACGCAGCTTTGGGAGCGCCTGCAGGTGCCCGTGGAGGAGAGAGAAGCTTCTGCAGTGCATGTGCCTGGGTGCAGAGCCAGGACCAGGAATGCT ctgcagctggaagtgGAGCgcctggaggagctgaaggtgcAGAACATGAAGGCAGTGATTGAGGCGACCcgggcagagctggctgactATTGGGAAAGATGTTTCTACAGCCAGGAGCAGAAGGAGGCCTTCAGCCCCTACTATGAAG AGAGCTGTACAGAGACCCTGCTTGAGCTCCACGACGCTGAGGTGGTGAAGATGAAGCACTATTATGAATCACACAAAGACCTTTTTGAGGCTGTGCAGAAGTGGGAGCAGAACTGGAAGCTGTTCCTGGAGCTGGAG AGGAAGGCAACTGACCCCAGCCGCTTCACCAACCGTGGGGGCAACCTGctgaaggaggagaagcagcgagcaaagctgcagaaggtGCTGTCAAAG ctgcaggaggagctggaggtcaAGACCCAGGcttggcagcaggagcaccAGGCAGTTTTCCTGGTGAAGGGGCAGCAGTTTATGGAGCATGTGAAAGAGCAGTGGCAGCTGTACCacctggagaaagagaaggagaagcaggagagg cagctgaagagaagcCGTGAGATCGAGGCAGAGATGTTGTACGGCAGCACCCCACGGACACCCAGCAAGCGCCGCGTTCTTGGCCCACACACACCTGGCAAA ctcaATGGCACCACCGCCTGCACACCCAACAGCACCGTTCGCTCTGTTCTGGGGCAAACCAGCTGCCGCTCGCCCCTGCCACGGCTGCCGCCTTCTGGAGGGAAG ctCAGGCCAGCTCGAACTCCTGGCCACATGACCCCGAAGACCCCTCGGGCTGGATACAGGGAGCAGAACAAGGAGAACGTGGCCCAGCAGCACGGAACCACCCTGAGCGGTGGGTGCACCCCCagagcccctgcccagcagaaCCTCAGTGTTAGTTCTGTTCCCAGCACCTATTCTGCGTTTGCG CGTGACCTTTCGAAGGCATCGAGGTCCGACGCCATCCTCAATTCCACCGCCACCACTGCCTCCTGCCGcggcgctgctgccgccgcctctAGCTGCCTGTAG
- the PRC1 gene encoding protein regulator of cytokinesis 1 isoform X4 yields MNRARTRQSEVLAAEVVAVLTEAMETLREIWEEIGIPEEQRLERTRTAKKYIKELLDEMVAEEENLKERLLKSIELCQEKLRSLCEDLQLEPFSTEEKGTILEREKSLRTRVEVLLKQRWDRKQELKNLQEQEQDLCDILCTTPFSIDAKAVPSLEELDRYRRHLASLAAEKEQRQEEFVRSRRQITLLMEELEHIPDTSFERDVVDEDVEAFCLSTDNLAALQELLRQLEARRVQNEAACTELRSRITQLWERLQVPVEEREASAVHVPGCRARTRNALQLEVERLEELKVQNMKAVIEATRAELADYWERCFYSQEQKEAFSPYYEESCTETLLELHDAEVVKMKHYYESHKDLFEAVQKWEQNWKLFLELERKATDPSRFTNRGGNLLKEEKQRAKLQKVLSKLQEELEVKTQAWQQEHQAVFLVKGQQFMEHVKEQWQLYHLEKEKEKQERQLKRSREIEAEMLYGSTPRTPSKRRVLGPHTPGKVRKLNGTTACTPNSTVRSVLGQTSCRSPLPRLPPSGGKLRPARTPGHMTPKTPRAGYREQNKENVAQQHGTTLSA; encoded by the exons ATGAACAGAGCCCGCACAAGGCAGAG CGAGGTGCTGGCGGCCGAGGTCGTGGCGGTCCTGACCGAAGCCATGGAGACGCTGCGGGAGATCTGGGAGGAGATCGGAATCCCGGAGGAGCAGCGCCTGGAGCGTACTCGTACGGCCAAAAAGTACATCAAG GAGCTTCTGGATGAGatggtggcagaggaggagaacttGAAAGAGCGTCTTCTGAAAAGCATTGAGCTGTGTCAGGAGAAGCTTCGTAGCCTCTGTGAGGACCTGCAGCTGGAGCCCTTTTCG ACAGAAGAGAAAGGTACTAttctggagagagagaagagcttgAGGACACGTGTGGaagtgctgctgaagcagaggtgggacaggaagcaggagctgaagaacctgcaagagcaggagcaggacctgTGTGACATCCTGTGCACCACTCCGTTCTCCATCGATGccaaggctgtgcccagcctggaggagctggaTCGCTATCGGCGTCACCTGgcctctctggctgctgagaAA GAGCAAAGGCAGGAAGAGTTTGTGCGCAGCAGGCGGCAAATCACCCTTCtgatggaggagctggagcacattCCAGACACCAGCTTTGAGAGGGATGTGGTGGATGAGGATGTGGAAGCCTTTTGCCTGTCCACGGACAACCTCGCTGccctccaggagctgctgcggCAG ctggaagcTCGTCGGGTCCAGAACGAAGCTGCATGCACAGAGCTGCGCTCCAGGATCACGCAGCTTTGGGAGCGCCTGCAGGTGCCCGTGGAGGAGAGAGAAGCTTCTGCAGTGCATGTGCCTGGGTGCAGAGCCAGGACCAGGAATGCT ctgcagctggaagtgGAGCgcctggaggagctgaaggtgcAGAACATGAAGGCAGTGATTGAGGCGACCcgggcagagctggctgactATTGGGAAAGATGTTTCTACAGCCAGGAGCAGAAGGAGGCCTTCAGCCCCTACTATGAAG AGAGCTGTACAGAGACCCTGCTTGAGCTCCACGACGCTGAGGTGGTGAAGATGAAGCACTATTATGAATCACACAAAGACCTTTTTGAGGCTGTGCAGAAGTGGGAGCAGAACTGGAAGCTGTTCCTGGAGCTGGAG AGGAAGGCAACTGACCCCAGCCGCTTCACCAACCGTGGGGGCAACCTGctgaaggaggagaagcagcgagcaaagctgcagaaggtGCTGTCAAAG ctgcaggaggagctggaggtcaAGACCCAGGcttggcagcaggagcaccAGGCAGTTTTCCTGGTGAAGGGGCAGCAGTTTATGGAGCATGTGAAAGAGCAGTGGCAGCTGTACCacctggagaaagagaaggagaagcaggagagg cagctgaagagaagcCGTGAGATCGAGGCAGAGATGTTGTACGGCAGCACCCCACGGACACCCAGCAAGCGCCGCGTTCTTGGCCCACACACACCTGGCAAAGTAAGGAAG ctcaATGGCACCACCGCCTGCACACCCAACAGCACCGTTCGCTCTGTTCTGGGGCAAACCAGCTGCCGCTCGCCCCTGCCACGGCTGCCGCCTTCTGGAGGGAAG ctCAGGCCAGCTCGAACTCCTGGCCACATGACCCCGAAGACCCCTCGGGCTGGATACAGGGAGCAGAACAAGGAGAACGTGGCCCAGCAGCACGGAACCACCCTGAGCG CGTGA
- the LOC135183057 gene encoding protein regulator of cytokinesis 1-like isoform X2, with protein MNRARTRQSEVLAAEVVTALTEAMETLREIWEEIGIPEEQRLERTRTAKNHIKELLDEMVAEEKDLKERLLKSIELCQEKLRSLCEDLQLEPFSTEEEGTILEREKSLRTRMEVLLKQRWDRKQELKNLQEQEQDLCDILCTTPFSIDAKAVPSLEELDRYRRHLASLAAEKEQRQEEFVRSRRQITLLMEELEHIPDTSFERDVVDEDVEAFCLSTDNLAALQELLRQLEARRAQNEAACTELRSRITQLWERLQVPVEERETSAVHVPGCRARTRNALQLEVEHLEELKVQNMKAVIEATRAELADYWERCFYSQEQKEAFSPYCEESYTETLLELHDAEVVKMKHYYESHKDLFEAVQKWEQNWKLFLELERKATDPSRFTNRGGNLLKEEKQRAKLQKVLSKLQEELEVKTQAWQQEHQAVFLVKGQQFMEHVKEQWQLYHLEKEKEKQERQLKRIRETEMQMLDGISSLMPSKRQMLGPHVPGKARKLRPARTPGPVTPKTPRAGYREQNKENVAQQHGTTLSSGCTPGAPAQQNLGRDLSKASRSDTILNSTATTASCRGAAAAASNCL; from the exons ATGAACAGAGCTCGGACAAGGCAGAG CGAGGTGCTGGCGGCCGAGGTCGTGACGGCCCTGACCGAAGCCATGGAGACGCTGCGGGAGATCTGGGAGGAGATCGGAATCCCGGAGGAGCAGCGCCTGGAGCGTACCCGTACGGCCAAAAATCACATCAAG GAGCTTCTGGATGAGAtggtggcagaggagaaggacctgaaaGAGCGTCTTCTGAAAAGCATTGAGCTGTGTCAGGAGAAGCTTCGTAGCCTCTGTGAGGACCTGCAGCTGGAGCCCTTTTCG ACAGAGGAGGAAGGCACCAttctggagagagagaagagcttgAGGACACGCATGGaagtgctgctgaagcagaggtgggacaggaagcaggagctgaagaacctgcaagagcaggagcaggacctgTGTGACATCCTGTGCACCACTCCGTTCTCCATCGATGccaaggctgtgcccagcctggaggagctggaTCGCTATCGGCGTCACTTGgcctctctggctgctgagaAA GAGCAAAGGCAGGAAGAGTTTGTGCGCAGCAGGCGGCAAATCACCCTTCtgatggaggagctggagcacattCCAGACACCAGCTTTGAGAGGGATGTGGTGGATGAGGATGTGGAAGCCTTTTGCCTGTCCACGGACAACCTCGCTGccctccaggagctgctgcggCAG ctggaagcTCGTCGGGCCCAGAACGAAGCTGCATGCACAGAGCTGCGCTCCAGGATCACGCAGCTTTGGGAGCGCCTGCAGGTGCCCGTGGAGGAGAGAGAAACTTCTGCAGTGCATGTGCCTGGGTGCAGAGCCAGGACCAGGAATGCT CTGCAGTTGGAAGTGGAGCacctggaggagctgaaggtgcAGAACATGAAGGCAGTGATTGAGGCGACCcgggcagagctggctgactACTGGGAAAGGTGTTTCTACAGCCAGGAGCAGAAGGAGGCCTTCAGCCCCTACTGTGAAG AGAGCTATACAGAGACCCTGCTTGAGCTCCACGACGCTGAGGTGGTGAAGATGAAGCACTATTATGAATCACACAAAGACCTTTTTGAGGCTGTGCAGAAGTGGGAGCAGAACTGGAAGCTGTTCCTGGAGCTGGAG AGGAAGGCAACTGACCCCAGCCGCTTCACCAACCGTGGGGGCAACCTGctgaaggaggagaagcagcgagcaaagctgcagaaggtGCTGTCAAAG ctgcaggaggagctggaggtcaAGACCCAGGcttggcagcaggagcaccAGGCAGTTTTCCTGGTGAAGGGGCAGCAGTTTATGGAGCATGTGAAAGAGCAGTGGCAGCTGTACCacctggagaaagagaaggagaagcaggagagg cagctgaagaggatCCGTGAGACTGAGATGCAGATGCTGGATGGAATCTCCTCACTGATGCCATCAAAACGCCAGATGCTTGGCCCCCACGTGCCTGGCAAAGCAAGGAAG ctcaggccagCTCGGACCCCTGGCCCTGTGACCCCGAAGACCCCTCGGGCTGGATACAGGGAGCAGAACAAGGAGAACGTGGCCCAGCAGCACGGAACCACCCTGAGCAGTGGGTGCACCCCTggagcccctgcccagcagaaCCTTGGT CGTGACCTTTCGAAGGCATCGAGGTCCGACACCATCCTCAACTCCACCGCCACCACTGCCTCCTGCCGcggcgctgctgccgccgcctctAACTGCCTGTAG
- the LOC135183057 gene encoding protein regulator of cytokinesis 1-like isoform X1 has protein sequence MNRARTRQSEVLAAEVVTALTEAMETLREIWEEIGIPEEQRLERTRTAKNHIKELLDEMVAEEKDLKERLLKSIELCQEKLRSLCEDLQLEPFSTEEEGTILEREKSLRTRMEVLLKQRWDRKQELKNLQEQEQDLCDILCTTPFSIDAKAVPSLEELDRYRRHLASLAAEKEQRQEEFVRSRRQITLLMEELEHIPDTSFERDVVDEDVEAFCLSTDNLAALQELLRQLEARRAQNEAACTELRSRITQLWERLQVPVEERETSAVHVPGCRARTRNALQLEVEHLEELKVQNMKAVIEATRAELADYWERCFYSQEQKEAFSPYCEESYTETLLELHDAEVVKMKHYYESHKDLFEAVQKWEQNWKLFLELERKATDPSRFTNRGGNLLKEEKQRAKLQKVLSKLQEELEVKTQAWQQEHQAVFLVKGQQFMEHVKEQWQLYHLEKEKEKQERQLKRIRETEMQMLDGISSLMPSKRQMLGPHVPGKARKLRPARTPGPVTPKTPRAGYREQNKENVAQQHGTTLSSGCTPGAPAQQNLGVNSVPSTYSVFARDLSKASRSDTILNSTATTASCRGAAAAASNCL, from the exons ATGAACAGAGCTCGGACAAGGCAGAG CGAGGTGCTGGCGGCCGAGGTCGTGACGGCCCTGACCGAAGCCATGGAGACGCTGCGGGAGATCTGGGAGGAGATCGGAATCCCGGAGGAGCAGCGCCTGGAGCGTACCCGTACGGCCAAAAATCACATCAAG GAGCTTCTGGATGAGAtggtggcagaggagaaggacctgaaaGAGCGTCTTCTGAAAAGCATTGAGCTGTGTCAGGAGAAGCTTCGTAGCCTCTGTGAGGACCTGCAGCTGGAGCCCTTTTCG ACAGAGGAGGAAGGCACCAttctggagagagagaagagcttgAGGACACGCATGGaagtgctgctgaagcagaggtgggacaggaagcaggagctgaagaacctgcaagagcaggagcaggacctgTGTGACATCCTGTGCACCACTCCGTTCTCCATCGATGccaaggctgtgcccagcctggaggagctggaTCGCTATCGGCGTCACTTGgcctctctggctgctgagaAA GAGCAAAGGCAGGAAGAGTTTGTGCGCAGCAGGCGGCAAATCACCCTTCtgatggaggagctggagcacattCCAGACACCAGCTTTGAGAGGGATGTGGTGGATGAGGATGTGGAAGCCTTTTGCCTGTCCACGGACAACCTCGCTGccctccaggagctgctgcggCAG ctggaagcTCGTCGGGCCCAGAACGAAGCTGCATGCACAGAGCTGCGCTCCAGGATCACGCAGCTTTGGGAGCGCCTGCAGGTGCCCGTGGAGGAGAGAGAAACTTCTGCAGTGCATGTGCCTGGGTGCAGAGCCAGGACCAGGAATGCT CTGCAGTTGGAAGTGGAGCacctggaggagctgaaggtgcAGAACATGAAGGCAGTGATTGAGGCGACCcgggcagagctggctgactACTGGGAAAGGTGTTTCTACAGCCAGGAGCAGAAGGAGGCCTTCAGCCCCTACTGTGAAG AGAGCTATACAGAGACCCTGCTTGAGCTCCACGACGCTGAGGTGGTGAAGATGAAGCACTATTATGAATCACACAAAGACCTTTTTGAGGCTGTGCAGAAGTGGGAGCAGAACTGGAAGCTGTTCCTGGAGCTGGAG AGGAAGGCAACTGACCCCAGCCGCTTCACCAACCGTGGGGGCAACCTGctgaaggaggagaagcagcgagcaaagctgcagaaggtGCTGTCAAAG ctgcaggaggagctggaggtcaAGACCCAGGcttggcagcaggagcaccAGGCAGTTTTCCTGGTGAAGGGGCAGCAGTTTATGGAGCATGTGAAAGAGCAGTGGCAGCTGTACCacctggagaaagagaaggagaagcaggagagg cagctgaagaggatCCGTGAGACTGAGATGCAGATGCTGGATGGAATCTCCTCACTGATGCCATCAAAACGCCAGATGCTTGGCCCCCACGTGCCTGGCAAAGCAAGGAAG ctcaggccagCTCGGACCCCTGGCCCTGTGACCCCGAAGACCCCTCGGGCTGGATACAGGGAGCAGAACAAGGAGAACGTGGCCCAGCAGCACGGAACCACCCTGAGCAGTGGGTGCACCCCTggagcccctgcccagcagaaCCTTGGTGTTAATTCTGTTCCCAGCACCTATTCTGTGTTTGCG CGTGACCTTTCGAAGGCATCGAGGTCCGACACCATCCTCAACTCCACCGCCACCACTGCCTCCTGCCGcggcgctgctgccgccgcctctAACTGCCTGTAG